The Chloroflexi bacterium ADurb.Bin180 genomic sequence GCAGCGAGCGACCGGCCAGATCATCAACCGCGTTGCCGGCCGCCCGCGACCGGGGCGTGAAGAGCAGGTACTCGTTGTCAGGCGCGACCTGTTTCATCGCGGAGAGTAGCTGTTGCACGTACTGCCCGCTGCCGGTGGTCTGCTGCCCCCAGAAGAACCCGTTGATCGCCACGCGCATGTTGCGCTCCGATACGGTTCTCAGTGCTTGGTGCGGAAAAAGTCGGCGGTGAGCTCTAGCCCCTGATGCAAGTCCGTTGTGGGCTGCCAGCCGAGTTCTTGCCTTGCCCGGTCGGCGCTGAGCCAGATCTTGAATACCTCACCGACCTTGGCCGGCCCGTGGATCTCTGGCTGGTCACTGCTCACGATGTGTTTGACTGCAGCAAAGAGGGTGTTGATTGAGGTGCCAACGCCAGTGCCGATGTTGTAGGTGCCACTGTCTCCCTTGTGCAGGGCCAGGACACTGGCCCGGGCGAGGTCTCCGACGTAGACAAAGTCGCGCTCCTGGTCGCCGCTGCCGTTGATAATCACCTGCTGGCCGGCCAGCATTCGTCCGGTAAAGATGGCCACGACTCCCGCCTCACCGTAGGGATCCTGGCGCGGGCCATAAACATTGGCGTAACGCAAGATGGTATAGCGGATGCCGTGGTACTTGAAGTACAGCGGCAAATAGTACTCAAAGGCAGCCTTGCTCACGCCATAGGGATCCAGGGGAGCGACAGGGTGCGCCTCGTCAGCGGGAAGGTAGTGGGGTTCACCG encodes the following:
- a CDS encoding UDP-glucose 4-epimerase translates to MTFPFPIERRLLKILVTGGAGFIGSHVVDAYVAAGHDVVIVDDLSTGKESNLNPRARFHRLDLRDSSLDELFAAEKPEVVNHHAAKASVRESMVEPALYADVNITGGINLLECCRKHKVSKFIYASTGGAVYGEPHYLPADEAHPVAPLDPYGVSKAAFEYYLPLYFKYHGIRYTILRYANVYGPRQDPYGEAGVVAIFTGRMLAGQQVIINGSGDQERDFVYVGDLARASVLALHKGDSGTYNIGTGVGTSINTLFAAVKHIVSSDQPEIHGPAKVGEVFKIWLSADRARQELGWQPTTDLHQGLELTADFFRTKH